The Polynucleobacter sp. TSB-Sco08W16 genome includes a region encoding these proteins:
- the rpmB gene encoding 50S ribosomal protein L28: MAKVCQVTGKKPMVGNNVSHANNKTKRRFLPNLQNRRFWVESENRWISLRLTNAGLRVIDKNGIDAVLSDLRARGEI, encoded by the coding sequence ATGGCAAAAGTTTGCCAAGTCACTGGGAAGAAGCCGATGGTTGGCAACAATGTATCCCATGCAAACAATAAAACGAAGCGTCGCTTTTTGCCGAATTTGCAAAACCGTCGTTTCTGGGTTGAATCTGAAAACCGTTGGATTAGCTTGCGCTTAACCAATGCTGGTTTGCGCGTTATCGACAAGAATGGCATCGATGCTGTTTTGTCTGATCTGCGTGCACGTGGCGAAATTTAA
- a CDS encoding acyl-CoA desaturase, whose product MNTVSGFDVFLNWLANGYLDWSWWQITLFTLAVTHITIAAVTIFLHRCQAHRALDLHPIVSHFFRLWLWLTTGMVTKEWASIHRKHHAKCETVDDPHSPQILGIGTVLSRGAELYKNEAKNQETMDKFGHGTPDDWIERNIYSKFSWQGVAIMLIIDVFLFGGIGLTVWAVQMLWIPITAAGVINGIGHFWGYRNFDCEDASRNIFPLGILIGGEELHNNHHTFATSAKLSNKWYEFDIGWFYIQMMSAVGLAKVKKTPPKPVLSDLRPADQNTLEAIIANRYEIMARYSKTLRNFFSNEVQHMQVLASHLSDARTWLSKDESRLSEEEKAKLEELMASNAQLRKMIEMRRDLQAIWGRSSASREQLVSQLHSWCQRAEDSGLTSLREFSLRLRRYA is encoded by the coding sequence TTGAACACAGTTTCAGGTTTTGATGTATTCCTCAATTGGCTTGCCAATGGATATTTAGATTGGTCATGGTGGCAGATCACGCTGTTCACTTTGGCTGTAACGCACATTACGATTGCGGCAGTCACGATCTTCCTGCACCGCTGCCAGGCACATCGGGCTTTAGACCTCCATCCAATCGTTTCACACTTCTTCCGCTTATGGCTTTGGCTCACTACCGGAATGGTGACCAAAGAATGGGCCTCGATTCACCGCAAGCATCACGCCAAATGTGAAACTGTAGACGACCCCCATAGCCCACAAATTTTGGGTATTGGCACCGTTCTCTCGCGCGGCGCAGAACTCTATAAAAATGAAGCTAAGAATCAAGAAACGATGGATAAGTTCGGTCACGGCACACCTGATGATTGGATCGAGCGCAATATCTATTCCAAGTTTTCTTGGCAGGGTGTCGCCATCATGCTCATCATCGACGTCTTTTTATTCGGCGGCATTGGCTTAACCGTATGGGCTGTCCAGATGTTATGGATCCCTATTACTGCTGCAGGCGTTATTAATGGTATCGGTCACTTTTGGGGCTATCGCAACTTCGATTGCGAAGATGCGTCTAGGAATATTTTCCCCTTGGGCATTTTGATTGGTGGTGAAGAGCTTCATAACAATCACCATACTTTTGCAACGAGCGCTAAGCTGTCAAATAAGTGGTACGAGTTTGATATAGGCTGGTTCTACATTCAGATGATGAGTGCAGTCGGTCTGGCAAAAGTGAAGAAGACTCCACCTAAACCAGTGTTGAGTGACCTGCGTCCTGCTGATCAGAATACGCTGGAAGCCATCATTGCAAACCGTTACGAAATCATGGCGCGCTATAGCAAGACATTGCGCAACTTCTTTAGTAACGAAGTACAACATATGCAGGTTCTGGCGTCTCATTTGAGTGATGCTCGTACTTGGCTTTCCAAAGATGAGTCTCGCTTAAGCGAGGAAGAGAAAGCTAAGCTAGAAGAGTTGATGGCAAGTAATGCTCAGTTACGCAAGATGATTGAGATGCGTCGTGACCTACAGGCAATCTGGGGCCGCTCTAGCGCAAGCAGAGAGCAGTTGGTGTCACAGTTGCATTCGTGGTGTCAGCGTGCAGAAGATAGCGGTCTCACAAGCTTGCGCGAATTTTCTTTAAGACTGCGTCGATACGCTTAA
- a CDS encoding RsmB/NOP family class I SAM-dependent RNA methyltransferase: MSAERPPRKSGNRLAPHKSYATKSKDPLRRPERRNASGNLIAPEGQKNFSNAKALPQHAIHLERLLPELLSFEQPADRVVSRYFRAEPQLGNRDRALIAESAFAILRRKNEFSQFAVSGEGSQSRRLALLGLLSALSEGGLGSANRAESAIADLAHVLKAGEYEWLQRFATVDPTALNPLVRNNLPEWLWDAFGKYPGEDTREELAKSLMHPALLDLRANTMKTNREELLAQMNALGGRYQAIPTPYAPDGVRIMGKPALQNTAGFKAGMFEVQDEGSQLLAYLLAPKRGEMVVDFCAGAGGKTLAIGALMRSTGRLYAFDTSERRLANLKPRQARSGLSNVHPVWIDSENDAKIKRLAGKIDRVLVDAPCSGMGTLRRNPDLKWRQTPAGVLELNQKQMSILASAARLLKPGGRLVYATCSLLPQENQAIAEDFLAKHPQFEAVPAAEVLKPLFPKDKLPLGCSTDNPWWQLWPHIHGTDGFFGAVFQKKAAAPAPELEKDDQKETKVKNKKAPKELK; the protein is encoded by the coding sequence ATGAGTGCAGAACGCCCACCCCGGAAATCTGGCAACAGATTAGCGCCACATAAAAGCTACGCAACCAAATCTAAAGATCCCTTGCGCCGCCCAGAGCGACGTAATGCTAGCGGCAATCTCATTGCACCCGAAGGTCAAAAGAATTTTTCTAATGCCAAAGCATTGCCTCAACATGCAATTCATTTAGAGCGCTTGCTTCCAGAATTGCTCAGCTTTGAGCAGCCAGCCGATCGCGTAGTGAGTCGTTATTTCCGTGCTGAACCTCAGCTCGGCAATCGTGATCGTGCACTTATTGCGGAGAGTGCATTTGCAATTTTGCGTCGTAAAAATGAGTTCTCTCAATTTGCAGTGAGCGGTGAAGGTTCCCAGTCTAGACGCTTAGCCCTATTGGGTTTGCTGTCCGCCCTATCGGAAGGCGGGTTAGGTTCTGCGAACCGTGCGGAGAGCGCAATTGCGGACCTCGCTCACGTTCTCAAGGCTGGAGAATACGAATGGCTGCAACGATTTGCTACCGTTGACCCTACTGCTTTAAATCCCTTGGTTCGCAACAATTTGCCAGAATGGTTGTGGGATGCTTTTGGAAAATATCCTGGTGAAGATACGCGTGAAGAGCTTGCGAAATCATTAATGCATCCAGCGCTTCTCGACTTGCGTGCAAACACCATGAAAACCAATCGCGAAGAATTGCTGGCGCAGATGAATGCATTGGGTGGTCGTTATCAAGCAATACCAACTCCCTATGCACCTGATGGTGTGCGCATTATGGGTAAACCTGCGTTGCAGAATACCGCTGGTTTTAAGGCTGGCATGTTTGAAGTGCAAGATGAAGGCAGTCAGCTTTTGGCCTATTTGCTTGCCCCTAAACGTGGCGAGATGGTGGTTGACTTCTGTGCCGGTGCCGGAGGTAAGACTTTGGCAATTGGTGCCTTGATGCGCTCTACAGGCCGTCTTTATGCTTTTGATACATCAGAGCGTCGCTTGGCGAATTTAAAGCCAAGACAGGCCCGTAGCGGCCTCTCAAATGTTCATCCCGTTTGGATTGATAGCGAGAACGATGCCAAGATCAAGCGCTTGGCTGGCAAGATTGATCGAGTCCTGGTGGATGCCCCTTGCAGTGGCATGGGTACATTGCGCCGTAATCCTGATCTGAAGTGGCGTCAAACTCCAGCTGGGGTCTTGGAGCTAAATCAGAAGCAGATGAGTATCTTGGCCTCTGCTGCCCGCTTGCTTAAGCCTGGTGGACGTTTGGTTTATGCCACTTGCAGCCTTTTGCCTCAGGAAAACCAAGCAATTGCAGAGGATTTTCTGGCAAAACACCCTCAATTTGAGGCTGTTCCAGCTGCTGAGGTTCTTAAGCCATTGTTTCCAAAGGATAAATTGCCTTTAGGTTGTTCTACAGATAATCCTTGGTGGCAGTTGTGGCCTCATATTCACGGCACTGATGGCTTTTTTGGAGCCGTATTCCAGAAGAAGGCTGCCGCCCCTGCTCCTGAATTAGAAAAAGACGATCAAAAAGAGACTAAGGTCAAAAACAAGAAGGCCCCTAAAGAACTAAAATAG
- a CDS encoding ABC transporter ATP-binding protein codes for MAARLLLDVADVSKRFGGVQALDSVGLQVPHGSIVGLIGPNGAGKTTFFNVITGLYPADSGIFLFDGNAYFPESVSQVTQSGMARTFQNIRLFGEMTVLENVMVGCHCRSKAGLLGAIFRFPSTKREELAIREKSLALLAYVGLSDYAQLQARNLSYGHQRRLEIARALATEPKLLALDEPAAGMNATEKLELRELLLRIRADGKTILLIEHDVSLVMGICDSLTVLDYGKVIAAGKPADVRVHPEVIKAYLGQGAV; via the coding sequence ATGGCCGCTCGTTTATTGCTCGATGTAGCCGATGTATCAAAGCGCTTTGGCGGTGTACAAGCCTTAGATTCAGTCGGATTACAAGTTCCCCATGGCTCGATTGTTGGTTTGATTGGTCCCAATGGCGCCGGGAAAACAACGTTCTTTAATGTTATCACCGGCCTATATCCAGCCGATTCAGGAATTTTTTTATTTGATGGCAATGCTTACTTCCCAGAATCCGTATCACAAGTGACTCAATCTGGAATGGCAAGAACCTTTCAGAATATTCGCCTCTTTGGTGAAATGACTGTGCTTGAGAATGTGATGGTAGGGTGTCATTGCCGCTCTAAAGCAGGGTTGCTGGGCGCTATCTTCCGCTTTCCATCAACCAAGCGTGAAGAGCTTGCTATTCGGGAGAAATCCCTTGCATTGCTCGCTTATGTTGGTTTGAGTGACTATGCGCAGTTGCAAGCGCGTAATTTATCTTATGGCCATCAACGTCGCCTAGAAATTGCGAGAGCCTTGGCGACTGAGCCTAAGCTTCTCGCTTTGGACGAGCCAGCTGCTGGTATGAACGCTACCGAGAAATTGGAATTACGTGAGTTGCTGCTCCGTATCCGTGCAGATGGTAAAACGATACTTTTGATTGAACATGATGTGAGTTTGGTGATGGGTATTTGCGATAGCTTGACCGTGCTCGATTACGGCAAGGTGATCGCTGCCGGTAAACCTGCAGATGTGCGCGTTCATCCTGAGGTAATTAAAGCGTATCTAGGTCAAGGGGCGGTGTAA
- a CDS encoding peptidylprolyl isomerase, with product MTKLTVLPNSYLTLNYRLTLPNGEDYINTFVDRPATVLMGSGQFAPCFEKVLLGLGVGDKKSALLVPDESFGERKEDLVQWVSLKALKEGRDDDAEFNPGDVIEFNAPGGAQYAGVLQSINEEGAWFDFNHPLAGREVTFEAQIVAIL from the coding sequence ATGACTAAGCTTACCGTTTTGCCTAACTCCTATTTGACTCTCAACTATCGGCTGACTTTGCCGAACGGGGAGGATTACATCAATACTTTTGTTGATCGTCCTGCGACGGTTTTGATGGGTTCTGGACAATTTGCACCTTGCTTTGAAAAAGTGTTGTTGGGTTTAGGTGTTGGCGATAAAAAAAGCGCTTTGCTAGTTCCTGATGAAAGTTTTGGCGAACGCAAAGAAGATTTAGTGCAATGGGTTTCTTTGAAGGCGCTGAAAGAAGGTCGCGATGATGATGCGGAATTCAATCCTGGTGATGTCATTGAATTTAATGCGCCTGGTGGCGCTCAATACGCTGGTGTTTTGCAATCGATCAACGAAGAGGGTGCGTGGTTTGATTTCAATCACCCTCTTGCTGGAAGAGAAGTCACTTTTGAAGCACAGATCGTGGCCATTCTCTAA
- the rpmG gene encoding 50S ribosomal protein L33 yields the protein MAKGGREKIKLESSAGTGHFYTTSKNKRTKPEKMEIMKFDPTIRKHVAYKETKLK from the coding sequence ATGGCTAAAGGCGGTAGAGAAAAAATCAAGTTAGAGTCATCAGCAGGTACTGGTCACTTCTACACAACTTCAAAAAACAAGCGTACTAAGCCTGAGAAAATGGAGATCATGAAATTTGATCCAACCATTCGCAAGCACGTTGCTTATAAAGAAACAAAGCTGAAGTAA
- the radC gene encoding DNA repair protein RadC has product MIVSSPASVVDSPIPHWPKNEQPREKLRLHGARCLTDPELLAIFLRVGIKGKSAVTLAKDLLHYFGSLPRLLASSPEEFTRIHGMGISKWSQIQAAHELVKRSLEDGLSQNGIFSSSSHVKEFLQTKIGALPHEVFLCLYLDSRLQLIECQELFRGSITQTAVYPREILKEALARNASALIVAHNHPSGNPLPSSADQELTKTLSKALELVDIALLDHCIVSNSGFFSFTESGLMNIEHK; this is encoded by the coding sequence GTGATTGTATCTAGCCCTGCGTCAGTAGTGGATTCTCCGATCCCTCATTGGCCCAAAAATGAGCAGCCTCGAGAAAAGCTCAGACTCCATGGAGCCCGCTGTCTGACTGATCCAGAATTATTAGCCATCTTTTTACGGGTCGGCATCAAAGGGAAAAGCGCTGTAACCCTAGCCAAGGATTTACTACATTACTTTGGCAGCCTGCCACGCCTTCTGGCTAGTAGCCCAGAAGAATTTACCCGCATCCATGGCATGGGCATCTCCAAGTGGTCTCAAATCCAGGCGGCTCATGAACTAGTAAAGCGCAGCCTGGAGGATGGACTTTCTCAGAACGGCATTTTTTCCTCTTCCAGCCACGTTAAGGAATTTCTTCAAACCAAAATTGGGGCTCTTCCACATGAGGTCTTTTTATGCCTTTATTTAGACTCAAGGCTGCAACTCATTGAGTGTCAGGAGCTTTTTAGGGGCTCCATTACCCAAACCGCTGTCTATCCCCGTGAAATCCTCAAAGAAGCCTTGGCGAGGAACGCCAGCGCTCTGATCGTGGCACACAACCACCCCAGCGGGAACCCGCTCCCGAGTTCGGCAGATCAAGAGCTCACTAAAACCTTGTCCAAAGCGCTTGAGCTGGTGGATATTGCGCTGTTAGATCATTGCATTGTGAGTAATAGCGGATTTTTCTCTTTTACTGAGTCAGGCCTTATGAATATTGAACATAAATGA
- a CDS encoding ABC transporter ATP-binding protein, whose protein sequence is MGALLHVQDLKVAYGGINAVKGIDLHVNQGELVALIGANGAGKSSSLKAIAGLLKPAAGVIAFIDQNTDQLPAYELVRLGLGLVPEGRGVFKRMTILENLQMGAFLKKDAKAINLKLEEVFSYFPRLKERLSQLAGTLSGGEQQMVAMGRAMMAEPKLLLLDEPSMGLSPIMVETIFDVIRNLSKNGMTILLVEQNARLALQMADRAYVMESGLITLTGAGQELLQDPRVRTAYLGE, encoded by the coding sequence ATGGGCGCCTTACTTCATGTACAAGATCTCAAAGTAGCTTATGGCGGCATTAATGCTGTCAAAGGAATTGACCTGCACGTTAATCAGGGGGAGTTGGTTGCCCTGATTGGTGCGAATGGTGCAGGTAAGAGCTCTAGTCTCAAAGCCATAGCAGGCTTGTTAAAGCCCGCTGCAGGTGTGATTGCGTTTATTGATCAAAATACCGACCAATTGCCCGCCTATGAATTAGTCCGCTTAGGTTTGGGCCTTGTGCCGGAGGGTCGAGGCGTATTTAAGCGCATGACCATCTTGGAAAACCTGCAGATGGGTGCATTCTTAAAGAAAGATGCGAAAGCCATCAATTTGAAATTAGAGGAAGTATTTTCTTATTTCCCACGACTGAAAGAGCGTCTCTCGCAACTTGCTGGCACTTTGTCTGGTGGTGAGCAACAAATGGTCGCGATGGGTAGGGCAATGATGGCAGAGCCTAAGCTCTTGTTGTTAGATGAGCCTTCTATGGGCTTGTCACCCATCATGGTGGAAACCATTTTTGATGTTATTCGTAATCTCTCAAAAAATGGGATGACGATTCTCTTGGTCGAACAAAATGCCCGACTAGCCTTGCAGATGGCCGATCGGGCTTATGTGATGGAAAGTGGTTTGATCACGCTGACTGGCGCGGGGCAAGAGCTACTTCAAGACCCGAGAGTGCGCACTGCCTACTTAGGCGAGTAA
- a CDS encoding branched-chain amino acid ABC transporter permease gives MDIFLQQIINGLVLGSIYALIALGYTMVYGVLGIINFAHGEVLMIGAMVSLSLLRLILSLTSDLPGWLTLLIVLPVTMAVCAGLSYWIERIAYRPLRNAPRLAPLISAIGMSILLQTIAMLIWSRNPMTYPQLLPSIPIEIGATGATITGKEIVIIIVALVVMCGLLFLVEKTKLGRAMRATAEQTQIAALMGVNPNRVISITFMLGGALAGLAGVMIASNYGNVHFYMGFIPGLKAFTAAVLGGIGNLQGAMLGGLLLGLIEALGAGYIGELTGGVFGSNYQDIFAFLVLILVLVLRPTGLLGEKVSDRA, from the coding sequence ATGGATATTTTTCTTCAGCAGATCATCAATGGCTTAGTGCTCGGTAGCATCTACGCCTTGATCGCCTTGGGTTACACCATGGTTTATGGCGTGCTGGGAATTATTAACTTTGCACATGGTGAAGTACTCATGATTGGCGCAATGGTGTCGCTGTCTTTGCTGCGCTTGATTCTGAGTTTAACTAGCGATTTACCAGGTTGGCTTACTCTATTGATCGTATTGCCAGTGACAATGGCGGTTTGCGCAGGTCTGAGTTATTGGATTGAACGTATTGCATATCGGCCCTTGCGTAATGCGCCTCGTTTAGCTCCACTCATTTCTGCAATTGGTATGTCAATCTTGCTGCAAACCATTGCGATGTTGATTTGGTCTCGCAATCCGATGACCTATCCACAACTATTACCCTCAATCCCAATTGAAATTGGTGCTACTGGTGCAACAATTACCGGTAAAGAGATCGTGATCATCATTGTTGCTTTAGTGGTGATGTGTGGTCTATTGTTTTTGGTTGAAAAAACAAAGCTTGGCAGAGCGATGCGTGCTACTGCTGAGCAAACTCAAATTGCTGCATTGATGGGTGTGAATCCCAATCGTGTCATATCCATCACGTTTATGTTGGGCGGCGCTTTGGCGGGTCTGGCTGGCGTAATGATCGCTAGTAACTATGGCAATGTGCATTTTTATATGGGCTTCATTCCTGGCTTGAAGGCCTTCACTGCTGCTGTGTTGGGTGGTATTGGTAATTTGCAAGGGGCTATGCTGGGAGGCTTATTGCTGGGCTTAATAGAGGCCTTAGGCGCTGGCTATATTGGCGAGCTTACTGGTGGCGTCTTTGGTTCGAACTATCAAGATATCTTTGCCTTCTTAGTATTAATTCTGGTACTCGTGTTACGCCCTACTGGCTTATTGGGTGAGAAGGTTTCTGATCGTGCTTAA
- the ispH gene encoding 4-hydroxy-3-methylbut-2-enyl diphosphate reductase gives MSTVDHPEILMAQPRGFCAGVDRAINIVNEALTRFGAPIYVRHEIVHNAYVVDELRGKGAVFVEELHEVPKGGIVVFSAHGVSQEVRKEAEQRGLQVYDATCPLVTKVHLEVVKMCKDGYTVLMIGHAGHPEVEGTMGQVKEGVFLIEKVADVATLSFSSEEKMAFVTQTTLSVDETKEIVEALTKKFPSIVQPRKQDICYATQNRQDAVKFMTPQVEVVIVVGSSSSSNSNRLRELSEKLGVPSYMVDAPEQLKPEWFVGKKRVGLTAGASAPESLAQSIVSRIQEFGPRSVRALPGVVEDVTFSLPKNLVD, from the coding sequence ATGAGCACAGTCGATCACCCTGAAATTTTGATGGCTCAGCCCCGCGGATTTTGTGCGGGTGTTGATCGTGCAATCAATATTGTTAACGAAGCCCTGACTCGTTTTGGGGCTCCTATTTATGTACGCCATGAAATTGTTCACAACGCTTATGTTGTTGATGAGCTGCGTGGTAAAGGTGCAGTCTTCGTAGAGGAGTTGCATGAAGTGCCCAAGGGCGGCATTGTGGTTTTTAGTGCCCATGGCGTTTCGCAAGAGGTTCGTAAGGAAGCTGAGCAGCGTGGCTTGCAGGTATATGACGCGACTTGTCCTTTGGTTACCAAAGTGCACCTTGAAGTTGTCAAGATGTGTAAAGATGGCTACACGGTGCTGATGATTGGTCATGCTGGACACCCTGAAGTTGAAGGTACGATGGGGCAGGTAAAAGAGGGTGTTTTCTTGATTGAAAAAGTGGCTGATGTTGCAACATTGTCATTTTCTAGTGAAGAGAAAATGGCTTTTGTGACGCAAACGACTTTGTCAGTTGATGAGACCAAAGAAATAGTTGAAGCGCTCACTAAAAAATTTCCTAGTATTGTCCAGCCTCGCAAACAAGATATCTGTTACGCCACTCAAAATCGCCAAGATGCTGTGAAATTTATGACGCCTCAAGTAGAGGTAGTTATTGTGGTGGGAAGTTCGTCAAGTTCAAACTCCAATCGTTTGCGTGAATTATCAGAAAAGTTGGGGGTACCGTCTTACATGGTCGATGCTCCCGAGCAGCTGAAGCCAGAATGGTTTGTGGGTAAAAAACGCGTAGGCTTAACCGCTGGAGCCTCTGCCCCTGAAAGTTTGGCGCAGTCGATCGTCTCCCGCATTCAAGAGTTTGGGCCACGCAGTGTGCGTGCCTTACCAGGGGTAGTAGAGGATGTCACATTCTCATTGCCTAAAAATTTAGTCGATTGA
- a CDS encoding branched-chain amino acid ABC transporter substrate-binding protein: protein MKTAIALSAAALILAGCGKSGDKAAAVPADGIEVKIGHVAPLTGPIAHLGKDNENGARLALEEINKAGLTIDGKKVVLTLVPEDDAEDPKTATQVAQKLVDAKVVGVVGHLNSGTSIPASKIYSDAGITQISPSSTNPDYTKQGFKTTYRLVATDAQQGPALGNYVAKTLNAKTVAIVDDSSQYGKGLADEFEKTVKASGVKVVTREASNNKATDFKAILTKIKGSKPDVIMYGGMDATGGPLVKQAAELGIKAKIVGGDGMCTEKLAELAGDAVVNVTCSEAGKALSKMPQGAEFQKRYKERFNSDVQIYAPFTYDAVFVLVDAMKRANSTDPAKILLVMPDTKMNGLVGNIAFDSKGDMKEGVITLYDFKDKKKTVLDVINM, encoded by the coding sequence ATGAAAACTGCTATCGCCTTATCGGCGGCGGCACTGATTTTGGCTGGCTGTGGCAAGAGTGGCGATAAAGCTGCTGCAGTTCCCGCTGATGGTATTGAGGTCAAGATTGGCCACGTAGCCCCCTTAACTGGCCCTATTGCTCACTTGGGTAAAGATAATGAGAACGGTGCACGTTTGGCGCTTGAAGAAATTAATAAAGCAGGCTTGACGATCGATGGCAAAAAAGTAGTTCTCACTCTGGTGCCAGAGGACGATGCAGAAGATCCAAAAACAGCAACGCAAGTTGCACAAAAATTAGTAGATGCAAAAGTGGTCGGCGTTGTAGGCCACTTAAATTCTGGAACTAGCATTCCTGCTTCAAAAATCTATAGCGATGCAGGCATTACTCAAATTTCTCCATCCTCAACTAATCCCGATTACACCAAGCAAGGATTTAAAACAACGTATCGTCTCGTTGCGACTGATGCCCAGCAAGGCCCAGCTTTAGGCAATTACGTTGCTAAAACCTTGAATGCCAAGACGGTAGCTATCGTTGACGACTCTTCTCAGTATGGCAAAGGTTTGGCTGATGAGTTTGAGAAAACAGTGAAAGCTTCCGGTGTGAAAGTGGTAACACGTGAAGCAAGTAACAATAAGGCAACTGACTTTAAGGCAATTTTGACCAAGATTAAAGGTAGTAAGCCTGATGTCATCATGTATGGCGGAATGGACGCTACCGGTGGCCCTTTAGTGAAGCAAGCAGCCGAGCTGGGCATTAAAGCCAAGATTGTTGGTGGCGATGGCATGTGTACTGAGAAGCTGGCTGAGTTGGCTGGTGATGCAGTAGTGAATGTCACATGCTCTGAAGCTGGTAAAGCACTCTCTAAGATGCCTCAAGGCGCTGAATTCCAGAAGCGTTATAAAGAGCGCTTTAACTCTGATGTACAAATCTACGCTCCGTTTACTTACGACGCTGTATTTGTATTAGTAGATGCAATGAAGCGCGCCAACTCAACTGATCCAGCTAAGATCTTACTAGTTATGCCAGACACCAAGATGAATGGCTTAGTCGGTAACATCGCCTTTGATAGCAAAGGTGATATGAAGGAGGGGGTAATTACCCTCTATGACTTCAAGGACAAAAAGAAAACAGTTCTTGACGTCATCAATATGTAA
- a CDS encoding ABC transporter ATP-binding protein, which translates to MGALALLLLPWIVGASGGNYWVRVVDFALLYIILALGLNVVVGFAGLLDLGYIAFYALGAYSYALLASPHLPQHFETIAAALPQGMQFSPWMVAIFSMILAALFGILLGLPTLQLRGDYLAIVTLGFGEIIRIFMNNLDRPLNLTNGPKGITAIDPIQLFGISFAKPLDLGFVQIPGLYLVFYLFLILAIAVTIVCLHLQNSRIGRAWVAIREDEIAAKAMGINTRNMKLLAFAIGASFAGVAGVFFSAFQGFVSPESFTLWESIVVLAMVVLGGIGHIPGVILGAIVLAVFPEVLRGVAEPVQKALFGHVIVDVEVIRQLIYGLALILVMLYRPGGIWQKGGGK; encoded by the coding sequence TTGGGTGCTCTCGCACTGCTTCTGTTGCCATGGATTGTGGGTGCAAGTGGTGGCAACTATTGGGTGCGGGTTGTAGATTTTGCGCTGCTTTACATCATCCTTGCTTTAGGTCTCAACGTTGTTGTGGGCTTTGCCGGTCTTTTGGATTTGGGCTATATCGCCTTTTATGCATTGGGTGCATACAGCTATGCTTTATTGGCTTCACCACATTTACCCCAACATTTTGAAACGATCGCAGCCGCACTTCCGCAGGGGATGCAATTTTCTCCATGGATGGTAGCCATCTTCTCGATGATCTTGGCCGCACTCTTTGGAATTCTTCTGGGCCTTCCTACTCTGCAGTTACGTGGAGATTATTTGGCAATCGTCACCTTGGGTTTTGGTGAGATTATCCGCATCTTCATGAATAATCTCGATCGCCCTTTAAATCTGACCAATGGGCCTAAGGGTATTACTGCAATTGATCCTATTCAGCTGTTTGGCATCTCTTTTGCAAAGCCTTTAGATCTGGGTTTTGTGCAAATTCCTGGTTTGTATTTAGTGTTTTATCTATTCTTGATATTGGCGATTGCAGTGACGATTGTGTGCCTCCATTTACAGAACTCTCGGATTGGCCGAGCTTGGGTCGCTATTCGCGAAGATGAGATTGCTGCTAAAGCCATGGGTATCAATACGCGCAATATGAAGTTACTTGCTTTTGCAATTGGCGCATCTTTTGCCGGTGTGGCGGGCGTATTCTTTTCGGCATTCCAAGGGTTTGTATCGCCAGAGTCCTTCACTCTTTGGGAGTCGATTGTCGTCTTGGCTATGGTAGTACTTGGTGGTATCGGCCACATCCCCGGTGTGATCTTGGGTGCGATTGTGTTAGCGGTATTTCCAGAGGTGCTACGTGGTGTTGCGGAACCTGTTCAAAAAGCACTCTTTGGGCACGTGATCGTAGACGTTGAAGTGATTCGTCAGTTGATTTACGGCCTAGCCTTGATTCTGGTGATGCTATATCGCCCAGGCGGTATTTGGCAAAAAGGTGGTGGCAAATAA